atgtatttatccgctttgggttcgagcttattagcttgaaacttttcacataagctgcgcagccccaaacttttaagaaacgacaacttaggtttctctaaacggtgtcgtctcaacggaattgcgtggtgcccctttttaaagtgaatgcggttgtctctaatgcctaacccataaacgatagtggtaatttgataaggaacatcatggcatgcaccatatccaatagggtgcagttatgatgttcggacacaccatcacactatggtgttccaggcggtattaattgtgaaacactttccacaatgtctcaattgtgtgccaaactcgtatctcagatactcatctctatgatcatatcacagacattttatcctcttgttacgacgatcttcaacttcactctgaaattacttgaacctttcaataattcagactagtgtttcatcaagtaaatacactcagcatctactcaaattatctgtgaagtaagaacataacgatatccactgcatgcctcagcactcattggactgcgtacatcaaaatgtattacttccaataagttgctctcttgttccatcttactgaaaacgaggactttcagtcatcttgcccatgtggtatgatttgcatgtctcaagtgattcataatcaagtgagtctaaacgatccatctgcatggagtttcttcatgcatatataccaatagacatggttcgcatgtctcaatcttttcaaaaacgagcgagtccaaagatccatctacatggagcttcttcatgcgttttataccaatatgactcaagttgcagtgccacaagtatgtggtactatcattactattttatacccttttggcacgaacatgtgtatcactacgatcgagattcattttaggtgcaagaccattgaaggtattattcaaataaacggagtaaccattattctccttgaatgaataaccgtattgcgataaacataatccaattatgcttaacgcaaacaccaaatctcaatggtagagggagcatgcgatgcttgatcacatcaaccttggagacacttccaacacacatcgtcatctcaccttcagctagtctccatttattccgcagcttttatttcgagttactaacacttagcaaccgaaccggtatctaataccctggtgctgctaggagtactagtaaagtacacattcatatgacgtatatccaatatacttctgtcgaccttgcctgtcttctcatctaccaagtatctagggtagtactgcttcagtgaccgttcctcttattacagaagcacttagtctcgggtttgggttcaaccttgggattcttcactagagcagcaaacgacttgctgtttcatgaagtatcccttttgcccttgcccttcttaaactagtggttctactaaccatcaacaattgatgctccttcttgatttctactctcgcggtgtcaaacatcgcgaatagctcaaggatcatcataactatccttgatatgttatagttcatcacgaagctctactagcttggtggcagtgactatggagaactatcgctatctcatctgggagattaactcccactcgattcaagcgattgtggcattcagacaatctgagcacacgctcaacgattgagattttctcccttagtttgcaggcttaggaaacttgtcagaggtctcatacctcttgacgtgggcactagtctgaaatcccaatttcagtcttcggaacatctcacatgttctgcgacgtttcaaaaacgtcttgggtgccacaattctaaaccgcactgaactatcacgtagttatcaaaacgtgtatgtcagatgtttcgtaacatctacagacgacgctgaggttcagcacaccgagcggtgcattaaggacataagccttctgtgtagtaatgaggacaatcctcagtttacggacccagtccgcataattgctactaccaactttcaactaaattttctctaggaacatatctaaaccagtagaacttaaagcgcaagacataattcgcaaagaccttttgactatgttcatgataatgaagttcgtctgattaatgaactcccactcagatagacatccctctagtcatctaagtgatacatgatccgagtcaaactaggccgtgtccgatcatcacgtgagacggactagtcatcatcggtgaacatctccatgttgatcgtatctgctatacgactcatgttcgacctttcggtctcttgtgttccgaggccatgtctgtacatgctaggctcgtcaagtcaacctaagtgtattgcgtgtgtgccgaggccatgtctgtacatgctaggctcgtcaacacccgttgtattcgaacgtaagaatctatcacacccgatcatcacgtggtgcttcgaaacgacgaaccttcgcaacggtgcacagttagggtgaacactttcttgaaattattataagggatcatcctacttgctaccgtcgttctaagcaaataagatgcataacatgataaacatcacatgcaatcaaatagtgacatgatatggccaatatcatcatgctcctttgatctccatcttcggggcaccatgatcatctttgtcaccggcatgacaccatgatctccatcatcatgatctccatcattgtgtcttcttgaagttgtcacgccaatggttacttctacttctatggctaacgcgcttagcaataaagtaaagtaacatacatggcgttattcaatgacacgtaggtcatacaaaataataaagacaactcctatggctcctgccggttgtcattctcatcgacatgcaagtcgtgattcttattacaagaatatgatcaatctcatacatcacatatatcattcatcacatcttctggccatatcacatcacaaggcacatgctgcaaaaacaagttagacgtcctctaattgttgttgcaagttttttttttacgtggtttgtaggtttctagcaagaacgtttcttacctacgtatgaccacaacgtgatttgccaatttccatttacccttcataaggacccttttcatcgaatccgttccgactaaagtgggagagacagacacccgctagccaccttatgcaactagtgcatgtcagtcggtggaacctgtctcacgtaagcgtacgtgtaaggtcggtccgggccgcttcatcccacaatgccgccgaaacaagataagactagtagcggcaagaagaattgacaacatcgacgcccacaacttctttgtgttctactcgtgcatagaaactacgcatagacctagctcatgatgccactgttaggggaacgtagcagaaattcaaaattttctacgcatcaccaagatcaatctatggagtaatctagcaacgaggggaaggggagtgaatctacatacccttgtagatcgcgatgcggaagcgttgcaagaacgcggatgagggagtcgtactcgtagcgattcagatcgcggttgattccgatctaagcaccgaaagaacggtgcctccgcgttcaacacacgtgcagcccggtgacgtctcccacgccttgatccagcaaggagagagggagaggttggggaagactccatccagcagcaacacgacggcatggtggtggtggaggagcgtggcaatcccgcagggcttcgccaagcaccgtgggagaggaggaggagggagaggggtagggcagcaccaaaaggagactttctcgtgtgtgtatggcagcccaaacctcaagtatatataggggggaagggggctgcgccccccttagggtttccacccccaagaggaggcagccagccctagatcccatcaagggggcggccaaggggaggagagggggaggcgccccactagatgggccctaaggcccatctggacctagggtttgccccctcccactctcccatgcgccttgggccttggtgggggggcgcaccagcccacctggggctggtcccctcccacacttggcccacgcagccttctggggctggtggccccacttggtggacccccgggaccctcccggtggtcccggtacattaccgatttcacccgaaacttttccggtgaccaaaacaggacttcccatatataaatctttacctccggaccattccggaactcctcgtgacgtccgggatctcatccgggactccgaacaacattcggtaaccacgtacatgctttccctataaccctagcgtcatcgaaccttaagcgtgtagaccctacgggttcgggaaccatgcagacatgaccgagacgttctccggtcaataaccaacagcgggatctggatacccatgttggctcccacatgttccacgatgatctcatcggatgaaccacgatgtcggggattcaatcaatcccgtattcaattccctttgtctaacggtatgttacttgcccgagattcgatcgtcggtatccctataccttgttcaatctcgttaccggcaagtctctttactcgttccgtaactcacatcatcccgtgatcaactccttggtcacattgtgcacataatgatgatgtcctaccgagtgggcccagagatacctctccgtttacacggagtgacaaatcccagtctcgattcgtgccaacccaacagacactttcggagatacccgtagtgcacctttatagccacccagttacgttgtgacgtttggcacacccaaagcattcctacggtatccgggagttgcacaatctcatggtctaaggaagtgatacttgacattagaaaagctctgagcaaacgaactacacgatcttgtgctaggcttaggattgggtcttgtccatcacatcattctcctaatgatgtgatcccgttatcaacgacatccaatgtccatggtcaggaaaccgtaaccatctattgatcaacgagctagtcaactagaggcttactaggaacatggtgttgtctatgtatccacacatgtatctgagtttcctatcaatacaattctagcatggataataaacgattatcatgaacaaggaaatataataataatctatttattattgcctctagggcatatttccaacacaagtacctttggagacacctgtagagcacctttatattcacccatttacgttgtgacgtttggtagcacacaaagtgttcctccggtaaacgggagttgcataatctcatagtcataggaacatgtataagtcatgaagaaagcaatagcaacatagtaaacgatcgagtgctaagctaacggaatgggtcaagtcaatcacgtcattctcttaatgaggtgatctcgttaatcaaatgacaacttatgccTATGTCTAggtaacataaccatctttgattaacgagctagctagtcaagtagaggcatactagtgacactctgtttgtctatgtattcacacatgtattatgtttccggttaatacaattctagcatgaataataaacatttatcatgatataatgaaataaataataattttattattgcctctagggcatatttccttcatgttggtcacatatcgatgtgaactatgggtgttaaccacataaagatgtgaactattgatgttaaatcacatggcgatgtgacctagattattgactctagtgcaagcgggagactgaaggaaatatgccctagaggcaataataaagttatcatttatttccttatatcatgataaatgcttattattcatgctagaattgtatcaaccggaaacataatacttgtgtgagtacatagacaaacagagtgtcactagtatgcctctacttgactagctcgttgatcaaagatggttatgtttcctagccatagacatgagttgtcatttgattaactggatcacatcattaggagaatgatgtgattgacttgacccattccgttagcttagcacttgatcgcttagtattctgttattgctttcttcatgacttatacatgttcctatgactatgagattatgcaactcccgtttaccggaggaacactttgtgtgctaccaaacgtcacaacataactgggtgattataaaggtgctctacaggtgtctccaaaggtacttgttgggttggcttatttcgagattaggatttgtcactccgattgtcggagaggtatctctgggcccactcggtaatgcacatcactataagccttgcaagcattgtaactaatgagttagttgcgggatgatgtattatagaacgagtaaagagacttgccggtaacgagattgaactaggtattaagataccggcgatcgaatcttgagcaagtaacataccgatgacaaagggaacaacgtatgttgttatgcggttcgaccgataaagatcttcgtagaatatgtaggagccaatatgggcatccaggttccgctattggttattgaccagagaagtgtctcggtcatgtctacatagttctcgaacccgtagggtccgcacgcttaacgttcattgacgatatagtatttatgagttatgtatgttggtaaccgaatgttgttcggagttccggataagatcacggacatgacgaggaactccggaatggtccggagataaagactgatatatgggataatagtgtttggactctggaagggttccggaattcaccggaaggggttccggatgtttcccgaagtGTTTGGGTACgggaacactttatttgggccaaaagggaaagcccacaaggtttttggaaagcgcaaaaggaagtttcgcggagtccaggggccagacgccagggtccctggcgtctgggtccagacgccgggaaccctggcgtctggtcctggagtctgagaaggactcttgcctttcgggtgaaaccgactttgtggaggcttttactccaagtttcgaccccaaggctcaacatataaatagaggggtagggctagcacccaagacacatcaagaaacaccaagccgtgtgccggcaaccccgtcccctctagtttatcctccgtcatagttttcgtagtgcttaggcaaagccctgcggagattgttcttcaccaacaccgtcaccacgccgtcgtgctgccgaaactcatctactacttcgcccctcttgctggatagagaaggcgaggacgtcaccgagccgaacgtgtgcagaactcagaggtgccgtgcgttcggtacttggatcggtcggatcgtgaagacgtacgactacatcaatcgcgttgataagatgcttccgcttacggtctacgagggtacgtagacaacactctcccctctcgttgctatgcatcaccatgatcttgcgtgtgcgtaggaatttttttgaaattactacgttgcccaacatcctcgtgctttgggcactgcagttgccttactaactactcgtgtttgggtgctctgtggtggagacggtgctgtgtcaactggaactgggttactatctgctagggttggggttagaaggggtgtcgtcggttctctgtccaactggataggggtacaatctgcgagagtttgagttatgtatggtggggctggttcttgggcaagtacaaccgtggttttatctgcatcgacgggtagcactatcttttctgaagaccatgtttttactcccttagatactgtcatcaccccctccaattcaaatggctgataaacaagaaaattaattgaatgtacagacattgtatgatagacatgtgcaatggatagtggggaataaaaaaggcatgaaataattcacatttttgTTGTCCAACCAAACaacatagcatgacacaatttcaaatatatgatggctaactaaataggatatcatgacacaatttcacatatatgatggctaactaaacaggatagaatgacataattcaaaatatgatgactatgtaaacaggatgacatgatataactatatgatgtgtctattaaagtggttggcatgctataattcacatacatgctgtctatggaaaccagatggcatgatataattcacggatagaataaaaaatccaaaatatgatgactgtgtaaacatgatgagatgatataactatatgatgtctttcttaaataggatggcatggcataattcagatacatgttgtctatgtaaacgtgatggcatgatataattcaaatatatgatttatatattaagcaagtaagcagatggcaatcgcatatatgatgtctaaactaagcagatggcattccatattttgtatatgatgtaaaaactacgcaatgcaagacaacatacgcatgatatgagtaatataaccctgccaagtttgagcatacacctcaagggaaaataggactggccatctgtctctgaatcctcctttgaggagctatctgtaacctgcaagatatctgcttcagtaggtagcattgtctgctctgaagaccttgttttcactccagatttttccatcaccaattcaaatggctgatgcacatgaagagtagttggaTATAagaacattgtcgacaaatggaatacgtaatacaaaaaaaggatggtatgatataattcacatatatgatgcttggttaaacaacatggcattgcataattcacatacataatgccttgcaacaagatatcattgcataattcacatatataatgccttgcaacaagatggcattgcataattcacatatatacgGTAATTAGACACTAAAGAGGTGACATACACACAAAGAATGTCCAAACTAAGCAAATGGCATAGCAAagtaagacaccatatgcacgatatgagaaATATGACCATGCTGTTAAGAGCATACACCTGGGAAATTGTTACAGCATAAAAGGTCATGTCGAGGAGGGCTGATCAACCATCGTTCTTGCAGTTCACCGTGACATAGTCCTCAACTTCTTCCTCCATCACACCACATTGGACAGTGATAACATCGAGTGCAAAGACATCAGACATGTGCTCATCAGACTGGCAGAGGATGTTCGACGTTGCGATGGCAACGATGAGCTCCTTGGAGATCTTGGTGAGGTCAAAACGCTTCTCCTTGGCACGAACGTCCTTTGTTGTCATGAGGGTCTTCCTTGAGAGCCAGACGCAGTTGTCGTTTCAACAAAGAGATGGTCTTCCTTGACATCCATATGCAGTTGTCATGTCACCAAAGATATGGTCTACCTTGAGAGCTAGAGGCACACTCCTGCGGGTCTCTTTGACATCAGCTACCACAAACTTCTCCAACGGCGGTTGTTGCAAGCCTCATCCTTGTGCATGGTCGTTGTGTTGATGCAACTTTCAAATTGAATTCATGACAAATGTGGTACCTATTTAAAGATGATTGCTGTCCTACTTACACCTtctaagtaataaagcgccccttaTCAATTTTTTTAAAGATGATTGCTCTCCCTGAAAATGTAATAAGTATACTAACTATAACATACTATGCATCTTTTTAACTGAAATACATGTGGATGATTTGAAATCCAAAATATGGTGGATGTGTTACAAAAATGTGATTGTTTCTCTAGTTTCTATTTTTGCTATACATTTTTCAATGACCtttttgtatcttttaatctgCAGAATCAACGCATCCGATAGATACAtgtttgaaaacttcaaagaatgAGCTACAACTTTAGCAAAGAGACCAGTTTTTGTTTTGTCATTAAGTAGGCCAAAGCTTAACATTAAGTCAGATGACACTATCTGTCTGGAAATTCAGAAAGTCATCCTTCACTTTATCTTGTTAGCTTCTAAACCACAAGTACAAAAATCATGGATTTCACTGGAGCAAAGACTTTACATCCAATACAAGTCTCTAGATATTTTTGTCTCTAGGAATCCTCATTAAGATGGCCAAGAGCAAATTCAACTTTGACTAGGAAATCTGTCAGCCTTTTAGGACAGTCAATTTGGAAAATACGTATCCTCTAAACCAACagacaaaaaattctgaaactttttcAGCAGCTCAGCCTTGAAGATAGTTAATGATTTATATAGGCAAAAATCATATAGCTCATCAAAACCTCTGCAATGCGCACACAACACTATGTTTAATAGCACTCTGCATTGCTATCAAATAAGGATACACGATAATAAGTATCAGAATTTGTATCAAACAATGATACACACTAATAGCACTCTCAATTTCAATCAACCATAAAACAATAACTTTGTACATTGTTTTACAGGATTAATGTAAGCCGTCAGTAGTCCAGAGATGATAAAATCTGGCAGCAACAATTAAATTTCAGCAGTTTTGTGACACATGACGAATCCTTTGAAATCATCTGCATCTACAATTTGATCACTACATATACATTGGAATAGAACTGTATCATGAGAGAATAAAGCTATCAAGAAGCAATGGACTGAGAAGATCAAACAAAGGGTCGGTGGCTCATATTTATGTTCACCTGTCCAAATCTGAAACGCTTGACCATGGAGCACCACTTGAAATTTCAATGTTCTTTGCCCCCACTTGAAATCCACACATTATTTCCCCTTGCTCTGCTTGCCCAAATCTATGATGAAACAGTTCACCTTTTTATGATGAAACAATCATTAATAAGTTCCTCCTCATTACACACATTTATTGTATCAGATTCTTTCCTATAAACAAGTAAagaaaagaatcaaagaaaaaCAAGACTGCTACTGCATTCTACACAAAGGCATCAATATAATGGTACAATGCAATTTCCCTTTCCTTCCCAATGTTTTGCACGACAATGCGCCGTGATGTTgatcatcatcacggcaagacaccGATGAAAATCAGGCCGAGCTCCACTGGCTGGCCTTCTCGAAGCCGTTGCGGCCGTAGTAATAGTCCTCCATGGCCTGCTGGATCTGGGCACGCGAGTTCATGACGAATGGACCCTGCTGCACCACTGGCTCGTTCAGCGGCTGCCCCGCCGCCAGCGCGAACCGCAGCGGTGCGCCAGACCGATTCCACACGCTGAGCCCGTCCCCCGCGCCAAGCACGAGGCAGTGGTGCGCGCTCGCCGGCGCTGCACCCTCCTTGCCGAACACGCCCTCCCCCTCGATGATGTACACGAAGGCGTTCCAGCCCTCCGGGATTGGCTGGTGGAGCTGCGAACCTGGTTGCATTGTGAAGTCCATGTACATGGTCGGCGTCTGTGTGTAGACTGGCGACCGCACCCCGAAGGCCTCCCCGGCGATGATCCGCACCGCCACGCCATCCTTCTCGGCCTGGCTGATGTCCTTGCTCTCGAGCTCCTGGTACCGGGGCTCGATCCTGCCATTGTTTGTTCAAGCGTTTTGCAGAAGCAGAGTTAGTGTCGAGTGATTGTTCATATAGTTGGCTTCGTAGGGTACATACATCTTGTCCTTGGAGGCGAGGTTGATCCAGAGCTGCAGGCCCTTCTGCACTCCGTCGGCCGCAGGCATCTCCGAGTGCACGATGCCGCGCCCCGCCGTCATCCACTGATTTTAGAACAGAGTGTTCAGATGCAATGTTAGTTCCCAAGTCAAAATAGAATGGGTCAATTGCATGAATGGTGGTATCTCTGAAGAATTGGATGAGTAGATCGAACCTGCACATCTCCGGTCCTGATGGTGCCCGTGTGTCCGGAGAAGTCCTGGTGGGTGAACACCCCCTGCATCGGCAGAAACCCAGAAGACGGAACAGCATTTCAGCAAACACCTTGCGGGCAATATCAACATGGTGGAGGCAGAAGGGAACAGAGCACGAGATGGAAGAAGCAGAGCATGCTGGGATGCGTACGTCGAGCATGTAGGTGACGGTCTCGAAGCCCCGGTGCGGGTGGTCGGGGAAGCCGGCGGGCTTTGAGACGGAGAACTCGTCGAGCAGGAGGAACGGGTCCAGGTTCCGGACCTCGTGCCTGCAGCGGCATCAAGAAGAGACAGACGGAGGTCAACGATAGCTCCCCATGATGAGAAATTCAGAATTCACGGCGATTGAGAGGGGGATTGGGTTTCTTACCCGCCgatgctccggcggacggtggcgccCTGCCCCTCGGACTGGGACAAGGACAGCACCTTCTTGACCACCTTCCTCGGGCTCTGAAACGGCACGGAcgcggccgccgccgacgacgaggaggaagacgaagacatGATCGCTGGTGGGAACAAGAAGACGGCGGTCACAACAACAAGAATCAGGAAGAGGGCTAGGCACAGAAAAGGTCTGGTCTTGGCGCTACTTCTAGCAGAGCTGGAGCTCGTCTTTCTGGAAGCGAGGAGGACGCGGCGGCCGCTGTTGAAATTGGCGAGGCGCGCGAGTGCCGTATAAATAGGGGAAGCCGCAGAGTGCCTTGGCATCTCCGTTCGCCGCCGTGAGGTGAGGTGCTGGATGATGGTGGGTGCGAGGTGGGCGGGGTAAATAAACGGCGATCGAGATCAGATGCCGTCCTCCCGGTGGGCGCTGACCGCCGGGATTGAGGGGATCGGGGGCGCGCGTGGCTGCTTTCATTGCCTTCTTTTTCTATGCGGCTGCTGCGGCTTCGGCCTCCGGGACAGGTGGGAACGGGTGGGTGGATGGATCATGGATGGCCGACGACGTGCTCGCGTCCGGCCGTCGTCACCCCCGGCGCCGACGTCGGCGTCGCGTCACGAGCATCGTCATGTTCCAATATCCAACCACTCCCGTTTTcctttttaaaaataataataattgtggGCTTATTTTCTAAGTCGTGGCCAGAGTTCCCGGGAAGTTTCGAATTTCTGATAGCCGCATATACTACTACATTCAAAACGACTTTACCGTACCATTAAACAGTGGATGGACTTTGAAATAAAAATTGAGCTCGTCAAATCTGTGTggaccgtcggatggaaatctaaGGGCCGTGAGCCCTCCTTCTCCTCCGGACCGTCTTCCTCTTCTAGCCTCAGTGAACCCCCTCTGACGACGCTGGATGAGCCGCCTGCCAGCTCCACCGACGTCTGACGCTGTTGTCGCGTGCGCCTCGCCGTCATGTCCTACCAGTGTCGCTGAGACAATGACAACAAAACATGTGTGCAACATGGATCATATTGCAAACCCCATGAGCACAACATGATTCATGTTATAAAGCATTGGGTTGCATTATTCACTATGTTTAACTCTTTTCTCTCACAACAACATTGGCGGGGTATGTTTGTGGTGGTAACATAAGGCTAGTCGTAATGGTAGTATCGTAGGTAGTATCATGCGTGCtaactaggcaaatttgatgaggtggcatagaattaaatgaagaaaaagaggattgagtatcatatcatgataccgtatcatattaaatgatgtgctactatgtatcatgcatggcaataaatgaagtTAGCTATGATAcaaacttatgatactatgcactatggatgtagtatcatacactagtatcatatgcatgatactagtatatgatactcgccattacgaccagcctaaggcAAGCTGCAAACGAAATGTTTGGGACAGCTGACGAGTCATTGCAACATGGTCATGTTGCAAACCCCCCAATAGAACATGACTCATGTTGCAATGCATTGGATCACTGAGACTAGTCACAGTGAGGAGTaatatagagtagtaacatgcatatgttactagtctatgttactaccttcacaatgggtagtaacatatatgttgtgtcatgcatcacttcatttattaggttgt
This window of the Triticum aestivum cultivar Chinese Spring chromosome 5D, IWGSC CS RefSeq v2.1, whole genome shotgun sequence genome carries:
- the LOC123123784 gene encoding pirin-like protein isoform X2, whose protein sequence is MPRHSAASPIYTALARLANFNSGRRVLLASRKTSSSSARTIMSSSSSSSSAAAASVPFQSPRKVVKKVLSLSQSEGQGATVRRSIGGHEVRNLDPFLLLDEFSVSKPAGFPDHPHRGFETVTYMLDGVFTHQDFSGHTGTIRTGDVQWMTAGRGIVHSEMPAADGVQKGLQLWINLASKDKMIEPRYQELESKDISQAEKDGVAVRIIAGEAFGVRSPVYTQTPTMYMDFTMQPGSQLHQPIPEGWNAFVYIIEGEGVFGKEGAAPASAHHCLVLGAGDGLSVWNRSGAPLRFALAAGQPLNEPVVQQGPFVMNSRAQIQQAMEDYYYGRNGFEKASQWSSA
- the LOC123123784 gene encoding pirin-like protein isoform X1, translating into MPRHSAASPIYTALARLANFNSGRRVLLASRKTSSSSARSSAKTRPFLCLALFLILVVVTAVFLFPPAIMSSSSSSSSAAAASVPFQSPRKVVKKVLSLSQSEGQGATVRRSIGGHEVRNLDPFLLLDEFSVSKPAGFPDHPHRGFETVTYMLDGVFTHQDFSGHTGTIRTGDVQWMTAGRGIVHSEMPAADGVQKGLQLWINLASKDKMIEPRYQELESKDISQAEKDGVAVRIIAGEAFGVRSPVYTQTPTMYMDFTMQPGSQLHQPIPEGWNAFVYIIEGEGVFGKEGAAPASAHHCLVLGAGDGLSVWNRSGAPLRFALAAGQPLNEPVVQQGPFVMNSRAQIQQAMEDYYYGRNGFEKASQWSSA